The following coding sequences lie in one Bacillota bacterium genomic window:
- a CDS encoding Flp family type IVb pilin, whose translation MLTLVRKLIRETEGQTMAEYAFILMLVALAVIGTLSAVGEAIKAKVETVSAAFP comes from the coding sequence ATGCTGACATTGGTCCGAAAACTGATCCGAGAAACCGAAGGGCAGACCATGGCCGAGTATGCATTTATTTTGATGCTTGTGGCGCTGGCGGTAATCGGAACTCTCAGCGCTGTGGGAGAAGCCATTAAAGCTAAAGTGGAAACAGTAAGTGCAGCGTTTCCATAA
- a CDS encoding Flp family type IVb pilin, whose translation MLTLVKKLVREEEGQTMAEYALILVLIAVVVIGALTDIGTNIMAVFNAIKSKLVLSGG comes from the coding sequence ATGTTGACTTTAGTAAAGAAACTGGTGCGGGAAGAAGAAGGGCAGACCATGGCCGAGTATGCATTGATTTTAGTGCTTATAGCAGTGGTTGTGATTGGGGCGCTGACCGACATAGGGACGAACATTATGGCGGTGTTTAATGCAATAAAGAGCAAACTGGTATTATCCGGTGGCTAA
- a CDS encoding prepilin peptidase produces the protein MSFRKVEQRGDVMLANLLLVPALLLSCISDLTTKKIPNWLTFSAMGLGFVIYGFNSGLVGIKDSALGLLLGLGLLFIPFALGGMGAGDVKLLGAVGALKGAEFVFRAFIGSAFAGGALALMAIIWRGKLWACLKWSVPALKALFYKVITRGQLKLEVPPFPAGGIGLPYGVAISVGTLAVLVWG, from the coding sequence GTGTCGTTCCGCAAAGTGGAACAACGAGGTGATGTGATGTTGGCTAATTTACTATTAGTTCCAGCACTTCTACTATCCTGCATTTCCGATTTAACTACGAAAAAGATCCCCAACTGGCTGACGTTTTCGGCCATGGGGTTGGGGTTTGTTATATACGGCTTTAACAGCGGCTTGGTTGGCATTAAAGACAGTGCCTTGGGGCTGCTGCTTGGCCTTGGGCTCCTGTTTATTCCTTTTGCCCTGGGCGGCATGGGCGCGGGAGATGTGAAGTTGCTGGGAGCAGTGGGAGCTCTAAAGGGTGCGGAATTTGTGTTCCGGGCCTTCATCGGTTCCGCGTTTGCCGGTGGAGCGTTAGCGCTCATGGCTATTATCTGGCGGGGAAAACTATGGGCTTGTTTAAAATGGAGTGTTCCAGCTCTAAAAGCCCTTTTCTATAAGGTAATTACCCGGGGACAGCTTAAGCTGGAGGTGCCGCCCTTCCCGGCTGGGGGCATCGGTCTACCTTACGGTGTAGCGATCTCGGTAGGTACGTTGGCAGTTCTCGTATGGGGGTGA
- a CDS encoding pilus assembly protein, whose amino-acid sequence MQFWLRRLKKDTRGQTMVEFALIAPVLLLILMGMFDFGRVFHAYVTVSTVARETARYAIVRHSEKEVFDKAEESAVGLNSTKLNFDVVCAGTNKNYVISTPGSLDDTDAPWNSEPFGTQLKVTANYSCELLTPLMVSVIGANSVSMSSKVVMALE is encoded by the coding sequence ATGCAGTTTTGGCTGCGGCGGTTAAAGAAAGACACGCGCGGGCAGACCATGGTGGAGTTTGCCCTAATTGCTCCGGTACTTCTGCTTATTCTCATGGGGATGTTTGATTTCGGCCGGGTATTTCATGCCTATGTCACCGTATCCACCGTGGCCCGGGAGACGGCTCGCTATGCCATCGTCCGGCATAGTGAGAAGGAAGTGTTTGACAAGGCTGAGGAAAGTGCGGTGGGCTTAAACTCAACCAAACTGAATTTTGACGTGGTGTGTGCAGGTACCAACAAAAACTATGTGATTTCCACTCCGGGCTCCTTGGATGATACTGATGCACCTTGGAACTCCGAGCCCTTCGGTACCCAGCTCAAGGTTACGGCCAATTACAGTTGCGAACTACTGACCCCTCTTATGGTTTCTGTAATCGGAGCAAACTCGGTATCCATGTCCAGTAAGGTTGTCATGGCTTTGGAATAG